In Humulus lupulus chromosome 6, drHumLupu1.1, whole genome shotgun sequence, a single genomic region encodes these proteins:
- the LOC133781912 gene encoding uncharacterized protein LOC133781912, with protein MKDEEEGKEKKDHPWPSSSSSPNKPYQEKEGTNLWGVFLFGLIGATATTFAVGQLRRTVDWVYSQLINRSSQSWKGGGSGKSFRTSFQEEAWKKYNRRMREEYEEEMERVERIRRMQNVFNRERNKYRRGYESWRENDSGSYNQHFQRDDWYWKKSDTSSSSSSSSSSSSRARANYWEAPRENYNVSYSLSHHYSVLGLDRFRAKPYTEAEIKTAFRTKAKEFHPDQNQQNKDAAEAKFKEVMTSYEAIKNERKTM; from the coding sequence ATGAAGGACGAGGAGGAAGGTAAAGAAAAAAAGGATCATCCATGGCCGTCGTCGTCGTCGTCCCCAAACAAGCCGTACCAGGAAAAAGAAGGCACGAATCTTTGGGGCGTTTTCCTCTTCGGATTAATTGGCGCCACCGCCACCACGTTCGCCGTCGGTCAATTGCGAAGAACTGTCGATTGGGTTTACTCTCAGTTGATCAACAGATCATCGCAATCATGGAAAGGAGGAGGATCGGGCAAATCATTCCGAACATCATTTCAAGAAGAAGCTTGGAAAAAGTACAATCGTAGGATGAGAGAGGAGTACGAAGAAGAAATGGAGAGAGTGGAACGTATAAGGCGTATGCAGAACGTGTTCAATCGAGAGAGGAACAAATACAGAAGGGGATACGAGAGTTGGAGGGAAAATGATTCTGGTTCTTATAATCAACATTTCCAGCGAGACGATTGGTACTGGAAGAAGTCTGATActtcctcatcttcttcttcttcttcgtcttcttcctCCAGGGCTAGGGCTAACTACTGGGAAGCTCCTAGAGAAAATTATAATGTTAGCTACTCGTTATCACATCACTACTCGGTGTTGGGTCTTGATAGGTTCAGAGCAAAGCCTTACACAGAAGCTGAGATCAAGACGGCGTTTAGGACCAAAGCAAAGGAATTTCACCCAGATCAGAATCAACAAAATAAAGACGCTGCTGAGGCCAAGTTTAAGGAGGTAATGACTTCCTATGAAGCCATAAAGAACGAGAGAAAAACCATGTAG
- the LOC133784848 gene encoding protein ALP1-like, translating into MDDSDEEFEILFGDTSSSSSEELIGQVIMLNRLQEMQKSKQIRRPLRTSDMSGRQYLLELLNGHPDRFFYTIRMDINTFRSLCRRLVEMEVIEHDRVISVEEAVVMFLWIVTHNQRVRTVAERYQHSGETVCRQFGRVLDAFCYLGNEVIRPLDFNTVQAEIQNNSKYFPWFKDCVGAIDGTHVSAVAPTLKQLAFRGRKVDVTQNVMATCSFNMMFTYVYAGWEGTTNDSRVLLDAMRKDDNFPMPPQGKYYVVDSGYPNMPGFLAPYRGERYHLRRFRGRGNHPRGAMELFNYRHSSLRNVIERCFGLLKARFPILKSMPPYLLGKQRRIPIACCAIHNWIRMHSINDEMFEQYSVDARTVEDIEGTESQSNTTIENQQEGDGAGISETPELNFSQAYMAQMENVRDDIAGQMWLSYNNNT; encoded by the exons ATGGATGATTCAGATGAGGAGTTTGAAATATTATTTGGTGATACTTCTTCTTCATCAAGCGAGGAATTAATTGGTCAAGTTATCATGCTTAATCGATTACAAGAGATGCAAAAATCTAAACAGATTAGACGACCACTACGCACTTCAGATATGTCTGGACGTCAATATTTACTTGAGCTGTTAAATGGACACCCTGATAGATTTTTTTACACAATTAGAATGGACATTAATACTTTTAGATCTTTATGTCGTCGATTAGTTGAAATGGAAGTCATAGAACATGATAGGGTAATTAGTGTTGAAGAAGCTGTTGTCATGTTTCTATGGATAGTTACACACAACCAACGAGTTAGAACTGTGGCTGAAAGATATCAACATTCAGGAGAAACTGTTTGTCGTCAGTTTGGTAGAGTGCTAGATGCATTCTGTTATTTAGGAAATGAAGTAATAAGGCCTCTTGATTTTAACACTGTGCAAgcagaaattcaaaataattcaAAGTATTTCCCATGGTTTAAG GATTGTGTTGGAGCAATTGATGGTACTCATGTAAGTGCAGTTGCACCAACTCTAAAACAACTTGCATTTAGAGGAAGAAAAGTAGATGTAACACAAAATGTAATGGCTACATGCTCCTTTAATATGATGTTTACTTATGTCTACGCTGGATGGGAAGGAACAACCAATGATTCCCGAGTGCTTCttgatgcaatgagaaaagatgATAACTTCCCTATGCCACCACAAG GAAAATACTATGTTGTTGATTCTGGTTATCCAAATATGCCTGGGTTTCTAGCACCATATCGTGGTGAACGTTATCACTTGCGTCGTTTTAGAGGAAGAGGGAACCATCCTAGAGGTGCAATGGAGTTATTCAATTATAGACACTCATCATTGCGTAATGTGATTGAACGTTGTTTTGGACTTCTAAAAGCTAGGTTTCCAATTTTGAAGTCAATGCCTCCATACTTGCTTGGAAAGCAACGTCGAATACCAATAGCATGTTGTGCTATCCATAACTGGATTAGAATGCATTCTATTAATGATGAAATGTTTGAACAATATTCAGTTGATGCCAGAACTGTAGAAGATATTGAAGGAACTGAAAGCCAATCTAATACAACAATTGAAAACCAACAAGAAGGAGATGGAGCAGGAATTTCCGAGACACCAGAGTTGAATTTCAGTCAAGCTTATATGGCCCAGATGGAAAATGTTAGAGATGACATTGCTGGACAAATGTGGCTTAGTTATAACAACAATacttaa
- the LOC133784849 gene encoding uncharacterized protein LOC133784849: MDEKNVDIDDHASWPEAIESYFISLLYEEAKKGLQTTTLDKKGWLKIENDILNSFGKRYKMHQLKSKFNRLRKAHREFSHLLEQTGMGWNPQTNTVTANDEKYPNAKRFQKKGLQHYGMLGEIFNNTTTTGGMSYASTQLPPSSVEERQQERHFVGTGAHVDVGFEFDGDNYGEEEEVTGVCRRATSAPPDAPKPKEKKNKGANPSIDHVMEELAKSISAKTEASLVRSETMRKYYESRERRISEETSNVTNSYNVEDCQNILDGIPNLDNKIYLKALQEFVATPEWRGIFMRMNEERRRAYLDSLMG; this comes from the exons ATGGATGAGAAGAATGTAGACATTGACGATCATGCTTCTTGGCCTGAGGCTATTGAATCATATTTTATTAGTCTTCTATATGAAGAAGCCAAAAAAGGATTACAAACAACAACCTTGGACAAAAAGGGATGGCTGAAAATAGAAAATGACATATTAAATTCTTTTGGAAAGAGATATAAAATGCATCAATTGAAATCCAAATTCAATCGGTTAAGAAAGGCACATCGTGAATTTTCTCATCTTTTGGAACAAACTGGTATGGGATGGAATCCTCAAACAAATACTGTTACAGCAAATGATGAA AAATATCCAAATGCgaaaagatttcaaaaaaaagGATTGCAACACTATGGGATGCTTGGAGAAATATTCAATAATACAACAACCACTGGTGGGATGAGTTATGCCTCCACTCAACTTCCGCCTTCTTCAGTTGAAGAACGCCAACAAGAGCGTCATTTTGTTGGAACTGGAGCACATGTTGATGTTGGTTTTGAATTTGATGGTGATAATTATGGAGAGGAGGAAGAAGTTACTGGTGTATGTCGTCGAGCTACTTCTGCTCCACCAGATGCACCAAaaccaaaagagaaaaagaacaaAGGGGCCAATCCATCCATCGACCATGTGATGGAAGAACTTGCAAAAAGTATTTCTGCTAAGACTGAGGCATCACTAGTACGGAGTGAGACTATGCGTAAGTATTATGAATCGAGAGAAAGGAGAATTAGTGAGGAAACCAGCAATGTCACTAACTCTTACAATGTGGAAGATTGTCAAAACATTCTAGATGGTATTCCAAATCTGGATAACAAAATATACCTCAAAGCGTTGCAAGAGTTTGTAGCAACCCCAGAATGGCGTGGAATATTCATGAGAATGAATGAGGAGCGTCGTCGTGCTTATCTTGATTCATTGATGGGGTga